In Phyllobacterium zundukense, the following are encoded in one genomic region:
- a CDS encoding LysR substrate-binding domain-containing protein: MDTAWLLDLRALADTLNFSRAAELRNITQPAFGRRIKAFEEWSGSVLIDRSTHRIRITPAGEIMLDAANDILQRIERATHDLSQERSATATLTFSATHALSFTFFPGWVQSLGSSVSTVPIRLLSDNMNECEKMMAEGRAQFLLCHFHPNSEIRLHEADFKHVELASDLLVPVAQRGKEGAPIHQLPGTPSNPVPHISFDEKSGMGRILVANLTYVGSELHLARVFTSHLAMVLKALALEGKGVAWIPRSLASSELEPEGKLAIAGDEKWMVPVKIVLIRSRSRMTELAEKFWTTVESTSKRKSA, translated from the coding sequence TTCGGTCGCCGGATAAAGGCATTCGAGGAGTGGAGCGGATCCGTTTTGATCGATCGATCGACGCACCGCATAAGGATTACCCCGGCGGGCGAAATCATGCTGGATGCCGCAAATGATATTCTTCAAAGGATCGAGAGGGCAACCCATGACTTGAGCCAGGAACGATCTGCCACTGCGACCCTGACGTTCTCAGCGACGCACGCTCTATCCTTCACCTTTTTTCCTGGTTGGGTGCAAAGTCTGGGCTCGTCGGTATCGACGGTGCCAATCCGGCTTCTTTCCGACAATATGAATGAGTGCGAAAAGATGATGGCGGAAGGCAGGGCTCAGTTTCTCCTGTGCCACTTTCATCCAAACAGCGAAATTCGGCTGCATGAAGCCGACTTCAAGCATGTGGAACTGGCCAGCGACCTTCTTGTCCCGGTCGCGCAAAGAGGTAAGGAGGGCGCGCCAATCCATCAACTGCCCGGCACACCATCGAACCCTGTCCCTCATATATCGTTCGACGAGAAATCAGGAATGGGCCGGATACTGGTGGCCAACTTGACCTACGTTGGCAGCGAATTGCATTTGGCTCGTGTATTTACATCTCATTTGGCAATGGTTCTGAAAGCGTTGGCGCTCGAGGGGAAAGGCGTCGCCTGGATACCGCGCAGCCTTGCCAGTTCCGAGTTGGAACCAGAAGGAAAGCTTGCAATAGCCGGCGACGAGAAGTGGATGGTACCTGTCAAGATCGTGCTGATCCGATCCAGGAGTAGGATGACGGAGTTGGCTGAAAAATTCTGGACGACGGTCGAAAGTACCTCGAAGCGGAAGTCAGCTTGA